cctgttttcAGCACCTCCACCATGTACCACAACAGCTCCCAAAAGAAATATTGGACTTTCAATAAAGAGGCCAACTTGGATCATTTGAGGCTCGAGTCTAATCAAAAGTTTCGTGCCAAAGCTCTCAGTCTGCGAAAGGTAAGAggggaaaatatatttaattcccAAATATATTTTGGATTGTATGTGGGATGAATGTGTTTGTTAGCTGCAGTTATTTCAACACAACAGGACATTATTTAGACTAAGATTCTAGCCAGTTGCATTGACTTACTAAGTTGGATAAATACCACCGAAAACctttgattctttttttggtAAGATCTAAGTTTTATGAGCATGAATTAtatctactgttttttttttaaatctcataaTACTTTTGACTAAAAAAGCATTAGCGCAAAAAAGAAGTGTTTAAAATACATCTAACTATTGCTGAGTGTTATGAACAGCTTGTGAAGATGGATTTGAGTGGCGCAGGAACACTTGACTTTTGATCAAATATAGTATGATATTAGGCGATTTCCTTTTTGAGCACCCTTAAGCATTTAGAGTTATCCACATTGTCATCTGTGGAAGGTGGTGGCTCAGTAGGTAAGGTAATGGACACTGGCAGGGAAGGtcgcaagttcaaatcccagcaccaccaagctgccactgccgggcccttgagcaaagctcaAACCCTCAACTGCCTAATAGTAAGCtgttctggataaaggcatctgctaaattccataaatgtaaatccaaTGTACAACTTGTTTTTCACACATTTAGATGTAACTCTCTTCGACTGCATACAATATACAGATTCCACCAATATTAACATTTCCAAGCCGTGAGAAAAGTAATAACGGAAAAGACAGCACCCTTTTAATGATCTAATTATTTGAAAATGATTCTACAGTGGAAATGGTTCTGTACTGTGTATTTTTGCAGAAATATActaggttttatttttgtaatttgctATTAAAATAATATCATACTGCCTGTGGCATATTTTCACCTAGAACAGTCAGGTTCACAAACAGCAACCCTGATAATCCTGTTATTAAATGCTGATTGGTGATTCTGCAGCATCATGAAAGGAACTTGGGCTTATATCTCTCACATCGCTCCACAGTGTTAAAGTTGTTGGGTACAGTTAAGTATCTAAACTAAATGTAAATTGTCTGGAGCTGTAAATGCGGATATGTGTTTGAGTGGCTTGGTTGCCACATTGTTGTACTAATGGTTTGATTTTACAGTTTGTCCCTTTTCTTTGCATTTAACAGCCTGGAATAAGCGAGTCCATGTTTCTCGATCCCCATGAAGAGAAAGTGCTCTTTAAGCACTATGAGAAGAGGTTACTCGACTTCTGTACAGTGTTTAAGCCTGTGATGCCAAAATCAGTAGTGGTAATAATTAAAGCTTTCTCACTCACCAGCACTGAGTCATACAGGTTCTGTAAGCATCCTGCTGCTTCAGACAATTTCTCCTCCATTATCTTCTCTCAGGCACATAGCTGAACCAGCACACTGATTTACTCACACAGATACAGATCTAATTTATTTTAGTCTAGTATTTTATACCTGATTGCATGTGATCAGTATTCAGGTTTGCGCTTTCGTTTAGAACTCGCcaaaagttttatatattattttttttgtttcagggCACGGCTTGCATGTATTTCCgaagattttatttaaacaactcTTTAATGGAGTACCACCCGAGGACTATAATGTAAgtattaaaacatttgaatgGACACCAATCCATACACATTATACAGAAATAGATTTAGATATGCACATGAAATTGGCAAAACAAATGTACATAAAGGCATTTTGCCATTAATGAATATTTCAATACAATTcatcaaatgaaacaaatatatcTGTAATAGTGACCTCTTTATCTGTCATGATCAAGACACACTAAATATTattctggattaaaaaaataaatagaaaacactaGTTGATTAAAGTACACCATCATTAGGCTTAACATATACTGTCAAAATAccttgcattaaaaaaaagatctggtgaaaactgccctgatggggaaaaaataacagaactaaatgatttattaaaaaaacgatGCTTGTCTCCCATCTCCTGTAGGCTGACTTGTGCATACCTGTCCTgtaaggtggatgagtttaatgTTTCCAGCACTCAGTTTGTGGGGAATCTTCAGGAAAATCCAGCAGCTCAGGAGAAAGCTCTGGAGCAGATCCTGGAGTACGAGCTACTTCTCATCCAGCAGCTGAATTTCCATCTGGTCATACACAACCCATATCGGCCGTTCGAAGGATTTCTCATAGACCTGAAAGTAAGACAATTTGCCAAACGAGTACCTGTTATTGCTTAATTTATACCAGCCGTAATCTGTTGTCCATCTTTTTAAATTGTGAAgttaatgaggaaaaaacaatGCAGATTGACATGTTGCTGAGGAACTACAAACCCCTATTACAACGCATCAACACCAGAAACTTCTTCCATTAAggacaaaaaaagttttattcatCTGAAGTGTACTCTACAAATCTCTTGCCTTAATtgttactacagaaacaataacatgctatatttacattatatgggcaaaaatggaggcaaacaattgtataggatgtctttggatgcgggagcatgaacttttcccttcacttgaactaggcgactcaaacctgttccaacatgacaatgtccctgtgttTGAAGCAAACTCCAGATATGGTTGAAATGTttgggagtggaagatcttgtgtggccttctatagagctctgaccttaatcctattaaacacattctgattaaattggaacactgactgcaccccaggcctcctcacctacatcagtacttgactttactaaagcctgtgtgactgaatgagcacacatttccacaagcacactccaggaTCTAGTGGGAACTCTCCAGAAgaatggaagttattataacagcaaatggggactgaatatggaataggatgttcaaaaagcacatatgaatcttatggtctggtCTCCACAAACGTTTGGTCACAAAGtgtatgttaaaatgtttttaaatgatgaacCCCATTATACAAAGAAaccattttctgtgttttaagTATTGTAAATTTAGAAGTATTTTTCATAATGCCATTCatgttttgttaaatgtcaTCTTTTTCCAGACAAGGTATCCACTGTTGGAGAATCCAGAAATGTTGAGAAAAAGTGCAGAAGACTTCATCAACAAAGCAGCAATGACGGACGCAGGTCTTTTGTTCTCTCCATCTCAGATCGCCCTCACGGCTGTCCTCAACAGCGCAACACGAGCAGGCCTCAAAATGGAAACGtgagttttaataaaaatcagtgATGTGCTGTACACTCCGGCCAAATTCTGTCTTTGTCTTGTAAATTACACATGCAGTGATGATCTAATATTTAAGGAAAAATCATTTGGAGGTAAAATGAAAACCTGTTAATTGTTATAAGTAGTTCCGCGAATTTTGCAAGTCCCTGTTATCGCTGCGTCATTAGTCAAATGTAAAGCTTCTGCATCCAAGGACATTCTATACAatggtgtgcctccaactttatggtaacagtttagagaagaaccacgtggctagaaaagtcaggtgtatgTTCACGAGAAGCATCCTCTACACGGATGCCTGTGATAATTGTTACTATAGACGCGATAAAGAAGCAGACTGCATTATAATGATATACTTGATTTGCCTTTGTACTAGTAAACCGTTTTTTAATCattgtgaaaaacatttttaataattttcatCTTCTGGAGTTCAGGACTACATTTTCAGTTGTAACCCGTCTTGTTGTCCAGACTGgttttattgtacagtatatgtaggTGCGCACAGAGATAAATAATTGTACTCGCACCAAAATGATCTTTTCATATTTGTCCCTCATCTTAAAGAAATGCTCTGCTGCTTACTTTAGGTATCTTACAGAATGCATGGCTCTAAAAGATGACAAGGAGACACTTTCCAAGATGTACGAAGTAATGAGACGTAAGGATTTTGTCCatcactttttttaaacattgcttTCAGATCAACTTTAATATGAAAgtctgagactttttttttttggctatttTAGGAATTGCTTCTCTCATCAAGGAATATGAGCTTCCCAAACCTGAAGAAGTAAACGTTTGCAAACAGAAACTGGAACGGATTCATACAGAGTTCATCAGCAACCCAAACTTGTGAGTATCACGTACCGGTGGCGTTATTGAAACACAGAAATCTTAAAAACTGGAGTCCAGTGTGATGATACAAACAGTTTTATTCAGCCTGGTCAGTCTCTCATAACCTAGATGCAAAAGTTTGCTTTGCTCATCAggtagaaaaataataataaaaaaaaaaaaacagctttcagaAATTCAAGGGAGACATAACATCAGCGTCGCTCAGTTTGTAAGGTCCGCTCACAGAACACCGCTAAGCTACAGTACggttattaaaacattttggtaTAAGAGTGAAATCTCACGTTTGTGGAGGTAAGTACGTGGCTAATCgagcaaaagtaaaaatttgAGTACAAATCAAACCGGAGAAAATCACAAATAATTTGACGCATTGGCAAATCTGTTTCTAAGCAGTTCCTCAGCACACTATTTACAAACAAGATGCCATGAAGCATACAGACGGTGTTACAAAACATACTTTAATGCCATTTTCTTGCATAAATGCATAAACACTACTATTGATTTAAATAGTGTCCATGAAGCGGTTAGCACTGGGGATTGGAGTTGAAGCATCACACCCAGTGACTATTGCATTCCTTTGGGACGAGAGCAACAGAACATGATgtgatccagattaggttttaaAGACATTGGGGCAGTTTATCAAGTGTAAACACATGCACAGAGGAATGGCAATGTCCATATCTGTCCTCTTGAAAGTTCTATCCATCTCTGCAACTCGCTCGCCCATCAGTCAGACGCCTGGTTTCGAGATGAAAGCAGAGGTGCAGCATTTAATCAAGAAAAGCCGCTCAGGAGAGGAAGGTACGATAGGATCAGTGCTCTGTATCAGGGACAGCTCATGGGAAGAGGTTTACACAGTGGTTTTTAAGTGCAGGTTTCCTAAGGCTTGTAGTTCAGGCGCTTGTTCCCTGGCTGAATTTTCAGACCTCAGCATATTTTCTAAAAGCTTGCCGGGAAAAATGTTCCAATGGAAGCTGAAAAATATTGTAGATCCTCACTGCTCCTGAAGTCCCTAAAGCATTTTGCCCTGATTGAAGttcagaaacttttttttggtaaaaaaaaaaaaaaaaaaagatatacccTGCTTTCTGAATATTGAAAATGTCTCCATTATGAAGTCGTGTGCAGTGGATGATCTTCAGAGCACCTGAATGGTTGCAGCCATGATGGTACATTCAGGTCtgtaaaatacagaaatgtCATGGCAACATAAGACTGAATTATTGGTATGCTAATAACCAGTAAAGGTTTTGgggattaaatacatttttgaaacaGTTCTCTATTAAAATTTATTCTAGCACCaatttatactgtaaatacacaatGATCAAGTTGAAAATCTTTTACTACCTACCTTGTACTGAAGAGATGGTTGTCAACTAAAATCTACACGATGCATGGAAATGAGACTAAACCTACACATGGAGGATACTGAGGAAGGAATGTACTGGCATGCTCCGAAATGTATAGGAATGATGTAAAGCTAAAACTAGACTCTACATAATTAGATCATTTTGATTGAAGGATGTATTCTGGCTATATTTTCCAGAAAAAGAAAGCATGGCTATGAAGATGATGACCACGTCGTTAAAAAGCCCCTTGTTACTGAAGAGGTAAAAGTCGACTCCTTTGCTTTTGTCAGTTTCTTGGGAGCAACAGTTCATTTTTCATCAATTTTATTACGAGGAAACTAAAGCTTTATCTTTTTTGTAGGAATGGACCGATGAAGACTTCGATGTCTTGTAACAGGACGGGGaccatcttgttttttttttttagaatgtacAGATTGGCTTAGTGATTTCGTACAGATAAAAGGAAGGTGAAgccagtgtgtagtgtattggcCACAGACTGCTACTTCATGCTAGTTTGTAAATACCTAGGCAATATTTGCCTGCTTGAGTTGTGTTGTCTTGtttaccaaaaataaaatacaaattttgtaCTTTGTTTGTAATGTTATCCTGCATGTTACTTAAgtacaacacaaaaaaagagagagaaagactaagCAGAGTGCAAAGGAACCTTTATGCCTGAGAAATGTTAATCACTTCACACTCCAGTCTGAATCAGTCAGTCaggttttataagtgcatgcatTCCTTATACAGTCTGTACTATTTGTAAATTTTACTGCtgtaaacatctcatttcatcTTCCACTGAGGACAAGTCTGGCTTAGGATTAAGCTCAGGGAAGAGTGGaccaaatcaaaacaatataaCAGATAGAAGCAGGGGAGATAACTGAAAATTATAACCTCATGATTCCAGCAAGAGAATTTATTGTTCtgatataaaataatcataCTCTCTTTAAAAATCCTGTCTACACCACAATCAATAtgtaaatggggaaaaaaagaaacactagTTTGAGCACAAATTTTGCATATTCATGACCAAGTAAAAtcagtaacaaattacagtataaaaaGCATTATAGCTCATACTCCAGTTATAGATATCGATGCAGCCTCGTGTCAGTTGAGTTTTCTTCAAGCAGACAAACAAATGCTTTGGCAATGGCTGTTCAATGGTACACTGAGCTTAATGGGTCACTACTGGGTCCCATTCAGGTcggagaaaaagcaaaaaaacacaaagtaccCATATTATGGGGCACAGTCAAACGAGAAGTTGCTGTGGGAATAGCTTAAAAGTTGTCAGTGTGGGACTCGAGCCCCAGGCGTTTTGTTTCACTGCTGCAGTTGCATAGTTATCTTGGCATGGCGGACAAGGAAGGGAAGGGGGAGTGGCTAAATAGTCAAGGATGGAGGTTGCCATGGTGATGAAGGTGGAGCATGCTGGGATCCCACTGTTTACTCCATAGAGACGAAGACAGATGgagtgacagacagagagcAGGGAAACTGAACTACCTGTTGCTGTTGGACAAGGCGTAGTGCACCTGTTTCTGCTGGAGGAGCTCCGTGATAGCCAGCAGCTTTTTCAACacatgctgcacacacacagggatgGAAAATGTTATATACACCCGACACAGTATATATACCGTATGTGTTTTGGTCACACACCTGCTGTGCTCCTCTCTCATTGCTCAAGGTGCGAAGTTCATCTGAGTGAACAGCACAGATCTCATGCAGGGCAGCAAGGTCTCGGGACAGATCAGTCCTAAAGTGCTCTGAAGCATCAGGCAAGTCAGGGACGTTCTGAAGAAACCAGAAAGGAAATACAGCTTTTAAAACCCGGGTTATTACAGGTTGGTTAGTAGTAGGTTTAGTTAAATTACTGTTTGCAAAAAATTTTTGTCTAAACCGTAGTTAATATTTAGgcaaaaatatgtttgtttaaaatgttatgttttatttcaagTATTTGTTGTGTAGAGACAATTCTTTTGGAACTTATAGTGAAGGTGGCATGGCTGTGGTGCTTCATACCACTACTTAGTGAATAGCAGGTGTATTAAACTACAAGCGGCACATTTTCTAGGTTTAAAAAACTGAAGGAAACGTCAAATACGTATATAAagctataaatgtaaagaaaatgctTATAGTTCCAATTATCCAATAAGTTCTACTAGCAGTAGAGACTTGCTAGTAACAATTCTTGTGTTCAGTAGGCAGAATGTAGCTGGCTATGTGCagcataaacaaacattttatgcaGCTCACCCCCAACTCATCCAGAAACATGATCATGCGTTGTTTGTTATTCTTGATGAATGGATTCACTCCTTCCATGTAGGGCTCCTAGAccataaacagaaaataaaacccaTAAGTCTTTCTTTCCAATGTCGGTAACATGCACATATGTGTAGCAGAACAAACCTTGGCCCCAAACTCCACCAGATTGGCCAGGTTCTGCACCGACTTGGCCACAAGAGTGAGTGTTCTGCCAGCAGTTTGAGAAGGAGGATCTGCAAAGAAGCagtcattcattacatttactgTCCTTATTAAACTCATCTAATTGTTAGAGAAGCCTTTAGGTTCCACATCCTTAAAGTTATATGATGCTCCTGAGGTTGCATCAAGTTGACAATTGAACAAAGTGAGATTGGTTATTTTGAACCCGTAAATATAACCAGCAGCCACTCAGtggaaaaagcaaaaacaaaccaaatggaCGTCAGTGTGATAAGATGATAATATaagatactgtatttaaattatCCCCCCCCCGTTAAACAAATAATGCACTTTGTTCTCCAAGTTTGTTCCAATCCATTGAATGATTATAGAATCTATCCTCATGGTACAATTTGTACATTATTCAGTGATGTCAGCTAGTGACTCAACATGGGATATAAAATGTGAGAATAGCCCGTTAACTGATACACTACTTAGTATAAGGTTTGGGAGGCAGCCCTAAATTCTTTCTGAATGCGTACTGACTTGGCACTCAAAGGTGTGAGATTAGTCTGCTCAGTGGTGGATAATTGCAGCATAGACAAAAAGCTTAGAGAAAAGTTACAGGTAGCTTTTGTGGGCAAAATTCAAAACCCCACATCCTGTGTCTTCAAACAGTAGCTCTTTTTATTTAAGCTGCACACTTACCAGAGATGATGTTGAACATCCTGGGGTTAAGAATGGCAGGGCAGATTAATCGCAGGAAGACAAAACCACTGCacaagagacagaaacagaagcATGTTGCTCAGGAGGAATCACACACCTATACACTTGAGAAAGgctacaaaaacagaaaaacagctgTTGTGCTTCATACCTCACAACTCTGGTCCGCATAGTAGTGTTAGTGGGCCATTTCTGCTGTACAGATTTTTGCAGGCACCCGTATATAAACCTCAAAGTTCTGacaatacaaaagaaaagagtctaaaaaaaatagcacaaatGAGATCAGCACATAAGCTTTGAGTGTCATTCTTCTTACGGAGGCAAGATCTCAGCAGCCATGAAGATCTTCTCAACCAGCTCAGATAGGATAGTAAGCAGATTGGTCAGGTTTAGATTTACATCCTCGTTTTTCTCAAGTTTAGATGGGTTCAGCTTcaagacagaaagcaggaaaCAGTTTTAAAAAGCATCAATCTAACTAGTAATAAAACAGAAGAACAATAAACTAATTTAGTGATTGCAAATCTACAAAAAAAGTCACACTTGTTAAAATGATTCTGTGTATCACACTGTCAGTTTCAAAGCCCAATACAAtgccaaaagagagagagagagatgttttttCACGAAGTATGCTCAATATATAGAATACAAGGGCATTGTTAAACCTAAATAGTGAATTTTATACTCAAATCCACCTCAACTACAAAAACAGTAACTTAAAAAATGCATACTACTAAGTCTCAAGTTCTTACAAGTAATATCCCTTTTATGTTTCTGCATTTGTTTTACTAAGATGCTTTACATTGATTTCCTTTGTTTTAACTTCAtccagtggtgtgaaaaagtcctgatttttttattatttttgtgcacgtttgtcacactttaaggTTTAGATCAACAAATTAGTTtatatattagtaaaagataacacaagtgaacacaacatgcagtttttaaatgaaggttgtTATTataaagggaaaacaaaatcctaaACTACAttgccctgtgtgaaaaagtgtttaccCCCCCTGtgaaaactgtggtttatcacacctgagttaaatttctctgagccacacacaggcctgattactaccacacctgttcaccatcaagaaatctcttaaatacgacctgcctgacaaaatgaagtagaccaaaagatcctcaaaagctagacatcatgctgagaccaaagaaattcagaaacaaatgagaaagaaagtaattgagatctatcagcctggaaaaggttataaagccatttctaaagctgtacgactccagcgaaccacagtgagagccattattcacaaatggcaaaaacatggaacagtagAAAACCTTCCCAGATTTGCCGGCCGATCAAAATTACCcccactttttcacaccactgtatattatgGAGGTTTGCAGATCTTTTGCGAATTTAATTTGTACAGCCATTGcacgtgtgcgcacacacacattcacagataTGAATTTACTATAACACttgcacaaaaaacaaagcactTAAATTGTTGTACTAAAACGTGACAAACCTCGCATGACTGTTTGCTTTCCATAATCTTAAGAATGGTGTCCTTGAGGGCATGATGGACAAAGGGTGTGGCTGTAGCCTTCATGTACTGCTCCATCAGTGTGCTGGCCAGTGTGGTGGCACGAAACAGAGTGGTAGCTTCATCTGGAGGGAGGGAGGCCATACTTATAGCATTTAACA
This region of Silurus meridionalis isolate SWU-2019-XX chromosome 27, ASM1480568v1, whole genome shotgun sequence genomic DNA includes:
- the ccnh gene encoding cyclin-H; this translates as MYHNSSQKKYWTFNKEANLDHLRLESNQKFRAKALSLRKPGISESMFLDPHEEKVLFKHYEKRLLDFCTVFKPVMPKSVVGTACMYFRRFYLNNSLMEYHPRTIMLTCAYLSCKVDEFNVSSTQFVGNLQENPAAQEKALEQILEYELLLIQQLNFHLVIHNPYRPFEGFLIDLKTRYPLLENPEMLRKSAEDFINKAAMTDAGLLFSPSQIALTAVLNSATRAGLKMETYLTECMALKDDKETLSKMYEVMRRIASLIKEYELPKPEEVNVCKQKLERIHTEFISNPNLKRKHGYEDDDHVVKKPLVTEEEWTDEDFDVL